One Perca flavescens isolate YP-PL-M2 chromosome 14, PFLA_1.0, whole genome shotgun sequence genomic window carries:
- the LOC114568465 gene encoding LOW QUALITY PROTEIN: toll-like receptor 13 (The sequence of the model RefSeq protein was modified relative to this genomic sequence to represent the inferred CDS: deleted 1 base in 1 codon), with the protein MQNLNPSLAYSLKNCSISYSNDALADVVLHCSERKLVTVPDDIPRDASVVYLWYNQLERINRDDFRDLSKLRILWLDTNKIAHVDNGSFIHLVTLTRLHMANNKLSDLTGNLFQGLSNLTMLDLSGNNIQSIHTSAFQSLSRLETVILDSNYLQQVVAIQPIVQLPLIQKLSIRNNRFSSFQTKDLLLNAPSSLKFLDVSDNDKFDKFSITTQIFPHLEIIDLSWCGHVAGWKWDIPDKTLLRNITQLYFSYPLIAFEEIQKVLQSLDSLMHLRLNYMEKWINKGLLATVCKMPTLKKLDLHWSKVPNMSVKLVACSQLSELDLSSTSMTELSKGSIRLMKKLRFLTLETNLLTKVPDDIRTLSSLKILNIGDNIISELSCEDFTNTTRLRELDLHTNHIANLDRCVFESLNDLKVLDMSNNLLWTLEGAFKIGLKNLEFLDLSNNVLLLLEKGDFQGLGSLKHLDVVWKHKAFDGLSNLGNLTVPPPFEFENKFTDLQQLENLTIYFISDSFKGPQPNYYKDFLHLKSMKVLTVICKGYHTGFPFDIPIEMLQAMKHLEDFTAENFYISAPDVDTFQYNRQLKSLTIRQTDLSDLDPGLFQPMPHLQVLDFSETKIKSLDFLFQADLFALRCLKLSDNEITVINEMVFQFLPALTYLDLQNNPFTCDCSNAGFIQWVKNNNQTQVVNAYQYTCSFPVAEQGNKLLDFDIQSCWMDVSFLCFISSTCLVVLTLLASFIYHFLRWQLAYAYHLFRAFQYDSRRRKAGAQHRYDAFISYNVHDEAWVYQEMLPALEGEQCWRLCLHHRDFQPGKPIVENITDAIYGSRKTICVITRRYLQSEWCSREIQMASFRLFDEQKDVLVLLFLEDIPAHQLSPYYRMRKMVKKRTYLSWPQAAQHTGVFWQNVGRALETGDTPNETDDLLTGPAGR; encoded by the exons ATGCAAAATCTGAACCCTTCCCTGGCTTATTCTCTGAAAAACTGCTCCATCAGTTATTCTAACGACGCCTTGGCCGATGTGGTTTTGCATTGCTCGGAACGTAAACTTGTAACTGTGCCTGATGACATACCCAGAGATGCGAGTGTAGTGTATCTCTGGTACAATCAGCTCGAACGGATCAACAGGGATGATTTCAGGGACTTGTCAAAGCTAAGAATTTTGTGGCTGGACACAAATAAGATTGCTCATGTGGACAATGGATCTTTCATCCATTTGGTGACATTAACAAGGCTCCACATGGCCAATAACAAACTAAGCGACCTGACAGGCAACCTCTTTCAGGGACTGTCTAACCTTACCATGCTTGATCTCTCCGGTAACAACATTCAGTCCATTCATACCTCGGCCTTTCAGTCCCTGTCCAGATTAGAAACCGTGATTTTAGACTCAAACTATCTCCAACAAGTCGTTGCCATTCAGCCCATCGTACAGCTACCACTTATACAGAAACTGAGCATTAGAAACAATCGATTTTCCTCCTTTCAGACCAAAGATCTGCTGCTGAATGCGCCCTCAAGCCTGAAG TTTTTGGATGTTTCGGATAATGACAAGTTTGACAAGTTCAGCATCACAACACAGATCTTTCCTCACCTTGAGATAATAGACCTTTCTTGGTGTGGTCATGTTGCCGGCTGGAAATGGGACATACCTGACAAGACTTTACTCAGGAACATAACTCAGCTGTATTTTAGTTACCCGTTGATTGCTTTTGAAGAGATCCAAAAAGTCCTGCAGAGCCTCGACTCACTGATGCATCTGAGACTTAATTATATGGAGAAGTGGATCAACAAAGGTCTCCTAGCTACGGTTTGCAAGATGCCGACACTTAAGAAGCTGGATCTGCATTGGAGCAAAGTGCCCAATATGAGTGTGAAACTTGTAGCTTGCTCTCAGCTCAGTGAGCTTGATTTGTCGTCTACTTCAATGACTGAACTGTCTAAAGGCTCGATTCGACTGATGAAGAAACTGAGGTTTCTAACTTTAGAGACCAACCTTCTCACCAAGGTGCCCGATGACATTCggactctctcctctctcaaGATCTTAAATATTGGTGACAATATTATCTCTGAGTTGAGCTGTGAGGATTTCACAAACACAACACGTCTCAGAGAGCTTGATCTGCACACCAACCACATTGCCAACCTGGATAGATGCGTCTTCGAAAGTCTTAATGACCTGAAGGTTTTAGATATGAGCAACAACCTGCTGTGGACACTTGAAGGCGCCTTCAAAATAGGCCTGAAGAATCTTGAGTTCTTGGATCTGAGCAACAACGTTTTACTTCTTCTTGAAAAGGGGGATTTTCAAGGTTTAGGGTCCTTAAAACATTTGGATGTGGTGTGGAAACATAAGGCTTTTGATGGATTGAGTAACCTGGGTAACCTAACTGTACCTCCTCCATttgaatttgaaaataaattcacAGATTTACAGCAGTTAGAAAATCTTACAATTTACTTCATTAGTGACAGTTTCAAAGGTCCTCAACCAAACTATTATAAAgattttcttcatttaaaatCCATGAAAGTTCTCACAGTAATATGCAAGGGTTATCACACTGGTTTTCCCTTTGACATACCAATAGAAATGCTCCAGGCTATGAAACATTTAGAGGACTTCACAGCTGAGAATTTCTACATTTCTGCACCAGATGTGGACACTTTTCAATACAATCGCCAGCTCAAGAGTTTGACAATCAGACAGACTGATTTGTCAGACTTGGATCCTGGACTGTTTCAGCCAATGCCGCACCTGCAGGTTCTCGATTTCTCCGAAACTAAGATCAAGTCTTTGGATTTTCTGTTCCAGGCCGATCTGTTTGCACTCAGATGTTTGAAACTAAGTGACAATGAGATAACTGTGATCAATGAGATGGTCTTCCAATTTCTCCCTGCACTAACATACCTCGATCTGCAAAACAACCCTTTCACTTGTGACTGCTCTAATGCCGGCTTTATCCAATGGGTGAagaacaacaaccaaactcAGGTTGTTAATGCCTACCAGTACACATGTTCCTTCCCTGTGGCTGAACAAGGAAACAAGCTTCTTGACTTTGACATCCAGTCCTGTTGGATGGACGTTAGCTTCCTCTGCTTCATTTCCAGCACTTGTCTGGTTGTTCTTACACTCCTCGCATCCTTCATCTACCACTTTCTGAGGTGGCAGCTAGCCTATGCCTACCACCTCTTCCGGGCCTTCCAATATGACAGCAGAAGGAGAAAAGCAGGAGCTCAACATCGCTACGATGCCTTCATCTCCTACAATGTTCACGACGAGGCCTGGGTTTACCAAGAGATGCTTCCAGCGCTGGAAGGAGAGCAGTGCTGGAGACTCTGTCTGCACCACAGAGACTTCCAACCAG GGAAACCGATCGTAGAGAACATTACGGACGCCATATACGGCAGCAGGAAAACCATCTGTGTGATCACCCGGCGTTACCTGCAGAGCGAGTGGTGCTCCAGAGAGATCCAGATGGCCAG CTTCCGTCTGTTCGACGAGCAGAAGGATGTGTTGGTCCTGCTGTTTCTGGAGGACATCCCGGCCCACCAGCTGTCTCCTTACTACCGCATGAGGAAGATGGTGAAGAAACGCACCTACCTGAGCTGGCCCCAGGCCGCCCAACACACGGGGGTCTTCTGGCAGAACGTAGGGAGAGCTCTGGAGACGGGGGACACTCCCAACGAGACTGATGACCTGCTCACTGGACCGGCAGGACGCTGA